DNA from Bacillus sp. Marseille-P3661:
TATATAACAAACAACGAAATCCATCGTATTTCACTTCATATACCCAATCCAACCCTTTAGGTGTTTGCTCTACAAGAGTAGGAACCATTGGTTTATAGCGCTTAATCATATTACCGCCTCATTAATGTTTGTTAAACTGTTTTCTTTTTTCTAACATTTAAAGTTTTCTTTTGCTTAGTTATCTTTGTTTCACTATTTTGTAATGGTTTGGTTTGATCAATACTCGCCTGTAAAGCTGCCATTAAGTCAACAACATTTGTTTTAGGAGCTTCTTTTGGAACAGTAAATTCTTCACCTGTAACCTTTGATTCAATTAACTCCATTAATGCCGTTCGGTAGTCATTTGAGTATTTTTCAGGTTCAAAAGAAGTTGTTAGCTGTTCAATTAGTTGTGTAGCCATTGTAAGCTCTTTTTCATCTAACTGAATCTCACTGTCAAGTCCTGGCACTTGATCGATACTTCTCACTTCTTCAGGGAAGTAGATCGTTTCAAGCAATAACCCTTTATCAAATACCCTTACAATTGCTAAACTTTCCTTAGACCTAATTGTTATTTTAGCTAAGCCAATCTTCCCCGTATCTTTCATAGCTTGTTTCAATAATAAATATGATTTATTCCCATTTTCCTGCGGTCCTAAAAAATAGGACTTGTCAAAGTATATAGGGTCAATTTCATCCAGCTTTACAAAATCGATTATTTCAATTTTGCGGTTGCTCTCCGGCGCAATTTCTTTTAATTCTTCATTGTTGATTACAACAAATTTTCCTGGCTCATATTCATAGCCTTTAATAATTTCATCATTTTGAACTTCCCGCTCACAAACTGGACAAACCTTTTGATATTTAATCGGACTATTACATTCTTTGTGAATGGAACGAAAGCTAATATCTTTATTTTCAGTTGCGGCAAATAAATTGATGGGTATATTTACCAAGCCAAAACTAATAGCACCTTTCCATATTGTATGCATACTTCTATACCTCCACGTATTAGATTACCTTTAATTAGTATGTATCAATCTAAAGCTAAGCATGATTTTTCTGGCAGTGTAAATTATGGATAATAGGAATTTAATACTATTACACACAAAAAAACACTCTACTTTTAAATAGAGTGTTTTTCTTGTTCAATCATCACATATCCATCGACAACAACATCTAGTTTTCCATTCGAAGGATCAATAATTAATCCATGAACTGCAACGTTTTTTGGAAAAAGAGGATGATTTCTTATTCTACTAACAGATTGCTCCACACTTTCTGAAACATCAGAAAATCCTTGTAACCACGAATCAATATCTATACCAGCATGTCTTAGCACATCAATCTTATCCTTTGTAACACCCGCAGCTACTGCCTGATCTAAAATTGGCTCCGCCGATAAGCCTGTCATGCCACAATCACGATGTCCAACTACAAACACTTCATTGGCATTTAATGAATAGATGGCAACCAATATACTTCTCATAATACTTCCAAAAGGATGCGATAGTATGGCACCAGCATTTTGGATGACCTTTGCGTCACCGTGACCAAAGTCCATCGCTTTAGGAAGTAATTCTACTAAACGGGTATCCATACATGTTAAAATTACCATTTTCTTATTTGGGTATTTGGTTGTTTGATATTTTTCGTACTCCTTGTTACCAATAAATTGATCATTATGTTTTAAAATATCATACAGTCTTGCCAATTTATGTACCTCCTTTTGAATTCAAAAAATTAGATAAATTTCGAATCGTTATTTATTATTATCATTTTTTTCAGCAAGGTTGTCCATATATATTCACCTAATTTTAGAATACAGGAAATTTCTCCTAGATCTATGAATATTAAAAGGTGTTTGTCTAGTGGTTTTCACAAACTGTTCACAAAATTAGTACCGTAAAATATATGATAAACTCAATTATTTCAATTTTACACTATAAGCACAGTGCTAACAACAGCAATGAACGTTTTGTGAACTATAAATAAATGTGATGGATTCGATGGTTATCTTTTGTAATATAGAACTAGGCAATGATATATATCAATTTTTACTAATTTATTTGAGAGGGGTGTGAATAGATGGCAAAGCCAGAGCTACACCAAAAAACTGAAATTGAGGATAAAAATTCTTTAAAAGGAGCATTAGCCTCTGTAACAATACTTGGTATTTTCTTTCTCGTTTCATGGTTTGCAGTATGGAATCTATTCGTATCGCGTTAAATTTTAGCATTTTTTGAAAGGGGTCATTGAATCCATGCATATTCATAAGTATGAAAAAATTTGGTTATTATTTGGTATTGGTTCATTATTAGTATTTACCATTGTTATTGGCGTTAGTGCATTTTATATGGGAAATCAACCACCAAGCTGTTTAGTAACGGTTGACCCGGAAAAAGTAAATACAACTGCTCCCTTTGATCAACCGGGACTTAAGCAGGTTGGCGAAAGTGAGTATGAATTGGTTGTTGTAGCATCGGCTTTTAACTATGATGTTGGGCCTGAAAAAGTGATCCAAATTCCTGTCGGGTCAACAGTAAACTTTATCGGCACAGCAACAGATGTTGTTCACGGATTTAATGTTGCAGGTACAAACGCTAACATGATGTTAGAGCCTGGTTACATTAATACCGTAGAATCGACTTTTAATACGCCTGGTAAATTTACAATTGTTTGTAATGAATATTGTGGTCTTGGTCATCACTTAATGTACGCAACAGTGGAGGTGGTTGAATAATGAAAGGTATAGCTAGTATTGATAAAAAAGACGCAAAATTAAGTATGGCCCACCTATATGTTGCATTTATAGCTTTACTATTAGGTGCACTGGCCGGATTACTTCAAACCTTAGTTCGTTCCGGTAAATTTACTTTACCAGCTGGTATCGATTATTATCAAGTTTTAACTGTTCATGGTGTTTTATTAGGGCTTGTGTTAACTACTTTCTTTATCATTGGTTTTATTCTAGCAGTTCAAAGTAAAACCTGTGGTACATACAGTAATGGTGAACGTCGTTTTGGATGGATTGGTTATTGGATGATGACTATTGGGGTAGCCATTTCAGCAACCTTTATCCTTTTAGGTGAGGCAAGCGTTCTTTATACAATGTATGCACCATTGATGGCACATCCAATGCACTATATTGGACTTACATTAGTTGTTGTTGGCAGCTGGGTTGAAGGTTTTGTAGTATTTGCTCGTCACGCACGTTGGAGAAAAGAAAATCCTGGTCAAACTTCACCATTGTTAAGTTTTATGGCTGTAAGCACGATGATCTTATGGTTAGTAGCTTGTTTAGGATTAGCAACAACGGTATTAGTACAAATTATCCCTTGGTCTCTTGGACTTGTACCAACAATCGATATATTAATTAGTAGAACATTGTTCTGGTATTTCGGTCATCCTTTAGT
Protein-coding regions in this window:
- the ku gene encoding non-homologous end joining protein Ku is translated as MHTIWKGAISFGLVNIPINLFAATENKDISFRSIHKECNSPIKYQKVCPVCEREVQNDEIIKGYEYEPGKFVVINNEELKEIAPESNRKIEIIDFVKLDEIDPIYFDKSYFLGPQENGNKSYLLLKQAMKDTGKIGLAKITIRSKESLAIVRVFDKGLLLETIYFPEEVRSIDQVPGLDSEIQLDEKELTMATQLIEQLTTSFEPEKYSNDYRTALMELIESKVTGEEFTVPKEAPKTNVVDLMAALQASIDQTKPLQNSETKITKQKKTLNVRKKKTV
- a CDS encoding beta-class carbonic anhydrase, producing MARLYDILKHNDQFIGNKEYEKYQTTKYPNKKMVILTCMDTRLVELLPKAMDFGHGDAKVIQNAGAILSHPFGSIMRSILVAIYSLNANEVFVVGHRDCGMTGLSAEPILDQAVAAGVTKDKIDVLRHAGIDIDSWLQGFSDVSESVEQSVSRIRNHPLFPKNVAVHGLIIDPSNGKLDVVVDGYVMIEQEKHSI
- a CDS encoding cytochrome c oxidase subunit 2A, producing MAKPELHQKTEIEDKNSLKGALASVTILGIFFLVSWFAVWNLFVSR
- a CDS encoding cytochrome c oxidase subunit II; its protein translation is MHIHKYEKIWLLFGIGSLLVFTIVIGVSAFYMGNQPPSCLVTVDPEKVNTTAPFDQPGLKQVGESEYELVVVASAFNYDVGPEKVIQIPVGSTVNFIGTATDVVHGFNVAGTNANMMLEPGYINTVESTFNTPGKFTIVCNEYCGLGHHLMYATVEVVE